The following proteins are co-located in the Microbacterium immunditiarum genome:
- a CDS encoding enoyl-CoA hydratase/isomerase family protein, with protein MEDVVTLEVEGAVARIGLNRPSKRNAYNRAVLARLDEVLASLADDEGVGVVVLFGQGGTFCSGGDLVEVRGLAHGGQDDLQDGWFDPLYGLTRRLTSLPVPTVAAVRGLALAGGLELAMCCDFIVTSDDARLGDQHINAGLIPGGGATQLLAERVGRQRAMELILTGRRVRGQEAAAIGLALWSAAEDEFDARLEDFLSTLTAKRPAAVEAVKLLMSRTFDLEDVRAEMAVAVRDMTSPPTLELLDSFGNG; from the coding sequence ATGGAAGATGTCGTCACCCTCGAAGTGGAGGGTGCTGTCGCGCGCATCGGGCTCAACCGGCCGAGCAAGCGCAACGCGTACAACCGGGCGGTGCTGGCGCGGCTCGACGAGGTGCTCGCCTCACTCGCCGACGACGAGGGCGTCGGGGTCGTGGTGCTGTTCGGGCAAGGAGGCACGTTCTGCTCGGGCGGTGATCTCGTCGAGGTACGCGGCCTCGCCCACGGGGGGCAGGACGATCTCCAGGACGGCTGGTTCGACCCCCTTTACGGGCTCACGCGGCGCCTGACGTCCCTCCCCGTGCCGACAGTCGCGGCGGTGCGGGGTCTCGCGCTCGCGGGCGGGCTGGAGCTGGCGATGTGCTGCGACTTCATCGTCACGTCGGACGACGCGCGCCTCGGTGACCAGCACATCAACGCGGGTCTCATCCCGGGTGGGGGCGCGACCCAGCTCCTCGCCGAACGAGTGGGCCGGCAGAGGGCGATGGAGCTAATCCTCACGGGCCGCCGTGTGCGCGGTCAGGAGGCCGCGGCGATCGGACTCGCCCTGTGGTCGGCGGCCGAAGACGAATTCGATGCGAGACTCGAAGACTTCCTTTCGACGCTCACGGCCAAGCGACCCGCCGCCGTCGAGGCGGTGAAGCTGTTGATGTCACGGACGTTCGATCTCGAAGACGTGCGCGCCGAGATGGCCGTCGCCGTGCGCGACATGACCTCTCCGCCGACGCTCGAGCTCCTGGACTCGTTCGGAAATGGCTGA
- a CDS encoding class I adenylate-forming enzyme family protein: MTAPRVIPARDANAYPDIVEALVQHASRDPHRIAVADDAGATVTYGELERATRNAADWFRNEGVSRGDRVVIALTNCLEYVTAYLGLSALGATAVAMSARESGRDVQRAAAVTDARMVVVPGLARGERLRDGLRAAGLAGFRPVAVGPAESDFIEWPGSAQLAATQPAVRPVRRERDDLDFIVFSSGTTGTPKGIAHTVGGTSFSLWNWVRTLGLHASDGVFAPATFGHVGGLQWGLRTAIAAGALLAPQDRWDPLAAVEIIQRNACTYALVTPTYIADLAALPPEARARTSGFRLWTVGGSRMSADFVRRAEAALGGKVLRGFGMSETFMLTITRPDDPMEARLSHDGRALPGCELEIRDERGVVVTAGTPGELFVRSPSLVDGYFTDPAETAAAFDRGWFRTGDIATLTAEGYLTITDRRKEIVIRGGENISPQELEQVLSGFTHLPSFAVTGVPDERLGERVVFVHEGDAPVTLERLRELLASTSLAKYKWPEVSLHVDELPRTALGKIQRGELRRLAARIVGDRD; the protein is encoded by the coding sequence ATGACCGCCCCACGAGTCATCCCCGCGCGCGATGCCAACGCCTATCCCGACATCGTTGAGGCGCTCGTCCAGCACGCGAGTCGTGATCCCCACCGGATTGCGGTCGCCGATGACGCCGGTGCGACGGTCACGTACGGCGAACTCGAACGTGCGACTCGGAACGCGGCTGACTGGTTCCGCAATGAGGGGGTGTCGCGGGGAGACCGAGTGGTTATCGCCCTGACGAACTGCCTCGAGTACGTGACGGCCTATCTCGGTCTGAGCGCACTGGGCGCGACCGCCGTCGCGATGAGCGCGCGCGAAAGCGGCAGGGATGTTCAGCGTGCGGCGGCCGTCACGGACGCCCGGATGGTCGTCGTGCCGGGCCTCGCGAGGGGCGAGCGACTGCGGGACGGGCTGCGTGCCGCAGGACTCGCGGGGTTCCGTCCCGTCGCCGTAGGGCCGGCCGAGTCGGATTTCATCGAGTGGCCCGGGTCGGCGCAGCTCGCCGCCACGCAGCCCGCCGTCCGGCCCGTGCGTCGAGAGCGAGACGACCTCGACTTCATCGTGTTCTCATCCGGCACGACGGGGACACCGAAAGGCATCGCGCACACCGTGGGGGGCACCTCGTTCTCGCTGTGGAACTGGGTTCGCACTCTCGGGCTCCATGCATCCGACGGCGTGTTCGCGCCTGCGACGTTCGGACACGTCGGGGGCCTGCAGTGGGGATTGCGCACAGCGATCGCAGCGGGTGCCCTGCTGGCTCCGCAGGATCGCTGGGACCCGCTGGCCGCTGTCGAGATCATCCAGCGCAATGCGTGCACATACGCTCTCGTGACGCCCACCTACATCGCCGACCTCGCGGCGCTGCCCCCCGAGGCGCGGGCCCGTACGTCGGGGTTTCGCTTGTGGACCGTCGGCGGATCACGGATGTCCGCCGACTTCGTCCGCCGCGCGGAGGCGGCCCTCGGTGGGAAGGTGCTCCGTGGCTTCGGCATGAGCGAGACGTTCATGCTCACCATCACACGGCCGGACGACCCGATGGAGGCCCGCCTCAGCCATGACGGTCGTGCTCTGCCGGGTTGCGAGCTTGAGATCCGCGATGAGCGCGGCGTGGTCGTCACGGCCGGCACGCCAGGCGAGCTCTTCGTTCGCTCCCCGTCTCTCGTCGACGGGTACTTCACCGATCCGGCAGAGACGGCGGCCGCGTTCGATCGAGGTTGGTTCCGCACGGGCGACATCGCGACACTCACGGCGGAGGGGTACCTCACCATCACCGACCGCAGGAAGGAGATCGTGATCCGCGGTGGCGAGAACATCTCTCCGCAAGAGCTCGAGCAGGTGCTCTCGGGGTTCACGCACCTTCCGTCATTCGCTGTGACCGGCGTGCCCGATGAGCGGCTCGGCGAGCGCGTGGTCTTCGTGCATGAGGGCGACGCGCCCGTCACGCTCGAGCGCCTGCGCGAGCTTCTCGCGTCGACTTCACTCGCGAAGTACAAGTGGCCCGAGGTGTCACTGCACGTCGACGAGCTCCCGCGCACGGCGCTGGGCAAGATCCAGCGCGGGGAACTGCGGCGGCTTGCGGCGCGAATCGTCGGGGACCGGGACTGA
- a CDS encoding glycosyltransferase, which yields MTSLTEHDSARNATLPPARHLAVTWGIPDEYGGMTAALLHRSRAFHRAAGVDVDVVTFDERPDYPAVRERLRARGALCDGIRILNIHEHFREVDREPVAGTVRPAAVRRPPDEEIGGESGAVLRWMDDGEVVRAEHRRPDGTTAVVEEHRRGGGRLITSFDRSGRATGQWRSARAFRFAWLDELIADAPAVVVVDSKTAARSMQHYQRTNVTLIHLVHGAHTDRQGRLTAARRPVFENLPRWDAVAFLTETQRRAAIELLGDPGNLVVAPNGVTVPSDVPRLPSDRLHGVIVSRLSSAKRLDHALRIIAAVRERGIPITADIVGDGPRRAVLEAEAARLGLGDAVRFTGYREDTPDFVRRGAWTLLTSRSEGESLALVEAMAVGCVPVAYDIPYGPADVIDDGRNGCLIPEGDHEAAASALARVCTQEEGALAAMRRHARDTARKFDDAGVAQLWAEIERDAADRRARRAPVDDGALRRVRVRMRRRRYVVTALVRDPRSAAAVEVRLVSPRGFTTRALLRGVGPVRYARVPERDSARLGGDAVRTTFLLRTKDDTVTVDAGLRHPDPRSLPRRAIDLARRVLGGRPGRGPARRSRTSGTTAGRAAMP from the coding sequence GTGACCTCCCTCACCGAGCACGACAGCGCCCGGAACGCGACGCTGCCGCCGGCGCGGCACCTCGCGGTGACGTGGGGCATCCCCGACGAGTACGGCGGCATGACGGCCGCACTCCTCCACCGATCGCGCGCGTTCCACCGCGCGGCGGGCGTCGACGTCGACGTCGTCACGTTCGACGAGCGGCCCGACTACCCCGCCGTGCGCGAGCGGCTGCGCGCGCGCGGCGCGCTGTGCGACGGCATCCGGATCCTCAACATCCACGAGCACTTCCGCGAGGTCGACCGCGAGCCCGTGGCGGGAACGGTGCGGCCTGCAGCGGTGCGGAGACCACCCGACGAAGAGATCGGCGGAGAATCGGGGGCGGTGCTCCGGTGGATGGACGATGGCGAGGTCGTCCGAGCCGAGCACCGGCGCCCCGACGGGACGACGGCCGTCGTCGAGGAGCACCGGCGAGGGGGTGGGCGGCTCATCACGTCGTTCGACCGCTCCGGCCGGGCGACCGGCCAGTGGCGGTCGGCGCGTGCCTTCCGGTTCGCGTGGCTCGACGAGCTGATCGCGGATGCCCCGGCCGTGGTGGTGGTCGACAGCAAGACCGCCGCCCGGTCGATGCAGCACTACCAGCGCACGAACGTCACGCTCATCCACCTCGTGCACGGTGCGCACACCGACCGCCAGGGCCGGCTCACGGCGGCGCGGCGCCCTGTGTTCGAGAACCTCCCTCGGTGGGACGCCGTGGCGTTCCTCACCGAGACGCAGCGCAGAGCGGCGATCGAGCTGCTCGGCGACCCCGGCAACCTCGTCGTGGCTCCAAACGGGGTCACGGTGCCTTCCGACGTGCCGCGTCTCCCCTCCGACCGCCTGCACGGCGTGATCGTCTCGCGGCTGAGCAGCGCGAAACGGCTCGACCACGCGCTGCGGATCATCGCCGCCGTGCGCGAGCGCGGCATCCCGATCACGGCCGACATCGTCGGCGACGGTCCCCGCCGCGCCGTGCTCGAGGCCGAGGCGGCGCGGCTCGGTCTCGGCGACGCCGTGCGCTTCACGGGTTACCGCGAGGACACGCCCGACTTCGTGCGCCGCGGCGCATGGACGCTGCTCACGAGCAGGTCCGAGGGCGAGTCGCTCGCGCTGGTGGAGGCGATGGCGGTCGGGTGCGTGCCCGTCGCGTACGACATCCCCTATGGTCCCGCCGACGTCATCGACGACGGCCGCAACGGATGCCTCATCCCCGAGGGCGACCACGAGGCGGCGGCATCCGCGCTCGCCCGGGTGTGCACTCAGGAAGAGGGCGCGCTCGCCGCGATGCGGCGCCACGCGCGCGACACCGCGCGGAAGTTCGACGACGCCGGGGTCGCGCAGCTGTGGGCGGAGATCGAACGCGACGCCGCCGACCGCCGCGCGCGACGGGCGCCGGTCGACGACGGCGCCCTGCGGCGCGTGAGGGTGCGGATGCGCCGCCGCCGGTACGTCGTGACGGCGCTCGTTCGCGACCCGCGATCCGCGGCGGCCGTCGAGGTGCGTCTCGTGTCTCCGCGCGGGTTCACGACGCGAGCGCTCCTGCGAGGTGTCGGTCCGGTCCGGTACGCGCGCGTGCCCGAGCGCGACTCGGCCCGACTCGGGGGCGACGCCGTGCGGACCACCTTCCTTCTCCGCACGAAGGACGACACCGTCACCGTGGACGCGGGGTTGCGGCATCCGGACCCCCGCTCCCTTCCCCGCCGGGCGATCGATCTCGCGCGGCGGGTCTTGGGCGGGCGCCCCGGTCGCGGACCGGCACGTCGCAGCCGCACGTCCGGGACGACAGCAGGACGAGCCGCGATGCCCTGA
- a CDS encoding SDR family NAD(P)-dependent oxidoreductase, with protein sequence MTSATRAGVVVTGASRGIGLAVARRLVEDGYTVAGTGRDATRLEQRAGELGSGFIPVAGDIADGIEGALDAIVARGVPLVGLVNNVGVSQLGPSAELPRDEFARVMDINVTSVFTASVQAHNHFDAGGSIVNITSIEAFVAHAKMAAYVASKFAVRGLTQALALEWARDNIRVNSVAPGVIDTDMTAHLVPGSRGHDLLMGRTPMRRTGDPTEIAGAVAFLLGPDSSFMTGSHLNVDGGYTA encoded by the coding sequence ATGACTTCGGCGACTCGCGCAGGCGTCGTCGTGACCGGTGCGAGCCGGGGAATCGGGCTCGCTGTGGCACGGCGCCTCGTGGAGGACGGCTATACCGTAGCCGGGACGGGCCGTGATGCGACGCGTCTGGAGCAGCGGGCGGGGGAGCTGGGCAGCGGATTCATTCCTGTCGCCGGAGACATCGCCGACGGCATCGAGGGCGCGCTCGATGCGATCGTCGCGCGCGGCGTCCCCCTTGTCGGTCTCGTCAACAACGTCGGGGTCTCACAACTCGGGCCCTCTGCCGAGCTCCCGCGCGATGAGTTCGCGCGCGTGATGGACATCAACGTGACCTCGGTGTTCACCGCCTCCGTTCAAGCTCACAACCACTTCGACGCGGGCGGCAGCATCGTCAACATCACGTCGATCGAGGCGTTCGTCGCACACGCGAAGATGGCCGCCTACGTCGCTAGCAAGTTCGCCGTCCGTGGTCTGACTCAGGCGCTCGCGCTGGAGTGGGCGCGCGACAACATTCGAGTGAACTCGGTCGCCCCGGGAGTCATCGACACGGACATGACTGCGCACCTGGTGCCGGGCAGCCGCGGACACGACCTGCTCATGGGCCGCACGCCGATGCGACGAACAGGCGATCCCACCGAGATCGCGGGCGCCGTCGCCTTCCTCCTCGGACCGGACTCCTCTTTCATGACCGGTTCGCACCTAAACGTCGACGGTGGATACACGGCATGA
- a CDS encoding FAD-binding oxidoreductase codes for MAESGLLERIRALPLAPETRQGAALREYGRDEGFARRGRRSAPDAVVVPRTVEEVQAVVRLAAELGTPIVPWGTGSSLEGQGLALHGGITLDMREMNRLRRLLIDDFQVEVDAGITHPELNRMLRPHGVFFPPNPGAPATIGGMIGNNSSGSRAVKYGVTRDHVVALEVVLADGSLVRLGTRASKTSSGYDLVDLFVGSEGTLGIVTGAVLRVSPTPTVERGLVARFDTVDAAAEVVRAVLGIGVRPASLELLENSVAPVLAESSPLQPRPVATLLVACDGGEEAAVDSEIGAVTEVVAEFGGEIEATTRDQFRSIMSAREQLGPAVVRATGMPTLKLVDIAVPLSAFPDAVAFTRGVLDAAGLTGHVFGHAGDGNLHVLIATDSRDDAHWARASEAADEIVLGALALEGTITGEHGIGAGKRHLLRAEHGGAVDVMMAIKRSLDPKGIMNPGKILPDDASVGVGS; via the coding sequence ATGGCTGAGTCCGGCCTGCTCGAGCGGATCCGCGCCCTGCCTCTTGCGCCTGAAACGCGACAGGGCGCGGCGCTGCGCGAGTACGGTCGCGACGAGGGCTTCGCGCGGCGCGGGCGGCGTTCGGCGCCCGACGCCGTGGTCGTCCCGCGCACGGTCGAGGAGGTCCAGGCCGTCGTACGGCTCGCCGCAGAGCTCGGCACGCCGATCGTGCCCTGGGGTACGGGCAGCTCACTCGAAGGCCAGGGTCTTGCCCTGCACGGCGGCATCACGCTCGACATGCGCGAGATGAACCGCCTGCGGCGGCTCTTGATCGATGACTTCCAGGTCGAGGTGGACGCGGGGATCACGCATCCGGAATTGAATCGGATGCTGCGTCCGCACGGCGTCTTCTTCCCACCGAATCCCGGGGCCCCGGCGACGATCGGCGGCATGATCGGGAACAATTCGAGCGGCAGCCGTGCTGTCAAGTACGGCGTCACGCGCGACCATGTCGTCGCACTGGAGGTCGTACTCGCCGACGGCTCGCTGGTCCGACTCGGCACTCGGGCGAGCAAGACCTCCTCGGGTTACGACCTCGTCGATCTCTTCGTGGGTTCAGAGGGGACGCTGGGAATCGTCACGGGCGCGGTGCTGCGCGTGTCGCCCACTCCCACGGTCGAGCGAGGGCTGGTTGCTCGTTTCGACACGGTGGACGCCGCCGCCGAAGTCGTGCGGGCGGTGCTCGGCATCGGAGTGCGTCCCGCATCGCTCGAGCTCCTGGAGAACAGCGTCGCGCCCGTGCTCGCGGAATCGTCGCCATTGCAGCCGCGCCCGGTCGCCACCCTGTTGGTTGCGTGCGACGGCGGCGAAGAAGCCGCCGTCGACTCGGAGATAGGCGCCGTGACCGAGGTCGTCGCAGAGTTCGGGGGAGAGATCGAGGCCACGACCCGCGATCAGTTCCGTTCGATCATGTCCGCGCGCGAGCAGCTCGGTCCCGCCGTGGTCAGGGCGACGGGCATGCCGACGCTCAAGCTGGTCGACATCGCGGTGCCGCTCTCCGCATTCCCCGACGCGGTTGCCTTCACGCGTGGGGTTCTGGATGCCGCAGGCCTCACGGGCCATGTCTTCGGCCATGCCGGGGACGGGAACCTGCACGTGCTCATCGCCACCGACTCGCGCGACGACGCTCATTGGGCACGGGCGAGCGAGGCCGCGGATGAGATCGTCCTCGGAGCCCTCGCCCTCGAAGGCACGATCACGGGCGAGCACGGCATCGGCGCGGGGAAGCGCCATCTGCTGCGCGCCGAGCACGGCGGCGCGGTCGATGTCATGATGGCGATCAAGCGCAGCCTCGACCCGAAGGGCATCATGAACCCGGGGAAGATTCTTCCGGACGACGCGAGCGTCGGGGTGGGGTCATGA
- a CDS encoding amidohydrolase family protein, which translates to MVRAIDVHVHPPTTEYLEGSGGSYFSNAFGIMDKAEPFSDLVSKFTDAGVERAVLLAWDAETMTRQPATSNEFIASVVEQHPDFFIGFGSIDPWKGREAIREVRRFKSRYGFTGVKLHPPAQSFSPADPRFFPLWDAIQSEGLVVLMHAGHTGFGAGLPGAGGVRLRHARPFPDIEEFATSFPRIPLICAHPGWPWHDDLLALAMHNANVYIDLSGWSPKYLPPSVVQHAKSLLQDKVLFGTDYPVISPERWISDLQAYGFKEDVVDKILYRNAARLLGVS; encoded by the coding sequence ATGGTGCGAGCGATCGACGTTCACGTCCACCCTCCGACGACGGAGTACCTGGAGGGCAGCGGAGGAAGCTACTTCAGCAACGCGTTCGGGATCATGGACAAGGCCGAGCCGTTCTCCGATCTCGTGAGCAAGTTCACGGATGCGGGTGTGGAACGAGCCGTCCTGCTCGCGTGGGACGCCGAGACGATGACGCGGCAGCCGGCGACGAGCAACGAATTCATCGCGAGCGTCGTCGAGCAGCATCCGGACTTCTTCATCGGGTTCGGGTCGATCGACCCGTGGAAGGGGCGCGAGGCGATCCGCGAGGTGCGCCGATTCAAGAGCCGGTACGGATTCACCGGCGTCAAGCTGCACCCGCCGGCGCAGTCCTTCTCTCCCGCCGATCCCCGGTTCTTCCCCCTTTGGGACGCGATCCAATCCGAGGGGCTGGTCGTCCTCATGCACGCGGGCCACACCGGGTTCGGCGCCGGTCTGCCGGGGGCCGGCGGCGTCCGTCTCCGTCACGCGCGGCCGTTCCCCGACATCGAGGAGTTCGCGACGAGCTTCCCACGGATTCCGCTGATCTGCGCCCACCCGGGCTGGCCGTGGCACGACGATCTGCTCGCCCTCGCGATGCACAACGCGAACGTGTACATCGACCTCTCCGGGTGGTCGCCGAAGTATCTGCCGCCGAGCGTCGTGCAGCACGCCAAGTCGCTCCTGCAGGACAAGGTGCTCTTCGGCACCGACTATCCCGTCATCTCGCCCGAGCGTTGGATCAGCGACCTGCAGGCGTACGGATTCAAAGAGGACGTGGTCGACAAGATCCTCTATCGCAACGCGGCGCGCCTGCTGGGCGTGTCCTGA
- a CDS encoding HpcH/HpaI aldolase/citrate lyase family protein: MSEDQRVIWMMMPGGDASMIAKSLKYQPDVIIPCVEDGVQYTPEAKAAARQVLIDELGGTRFTDADVLVYPRINHPSGPYWRDDIETVLRTEASGVVIPKTESAEDVRAVAEQLEAMELASGRSAAPLRIIAMIETPKGVLRAEDIAAAHPRVRGVLFGREDFSAAVGLMRRHEDSLREGSPELLYARGAVVAAAQAVGVEAIDGAAFTLTDMDYIMKDASLTARLGFTGKLAAHPAHVKGIRWGFTPTDEDLQLARQMVAVESHAEESGDAAVAGVAGLEVTPPVVAQAKLLLRRAEWAEQNAKRGIVSVAQ; the protein is encoded by the coding sequence ATGTCCGAGGATCAGCGCGTCATCTGGATGATGATGCCGGGCGGAGACGCGTCGATGATCGCGAAGTCGCTCAAATACCAGCCCGATGTCATCATCCCGTGCGTGGAGGACGGCGTGCAATATACGCCCGAGGCCAAAGCCGCGGCACGGCAGGTGCTCATCGACGAGCTCGGGGGAACGCGGTTCACCGACGCGGATGTGCTCGTCTACCCGCGCATCAATCACCCCTCGGGCCCCTATTGGCGCGACGACATCGAGACCGTGCTGCGCACCGAGGCATCGGGTGTCGTGATCCCGAAGACCGAGAGCGCCGAAGACGTGCGGGCCGTGGCAGAGCAGCTCGAGGCGATGGAGCTCGCGTCGGGCCGATCGGCGGCGCCTCTGCGCATCATCGCCATGATCGAGACCCCCAAGGGCGTTCTGCGAGCCGAGGACATCGCAGCGGCCCACCCGCGGGTCCGTGGTGTGCTGTTCGGCCGGGAGGACTTCAGCGCGGCGGTCGGGCTCATGCGCCGCCACGAGGACAGCCTCCGTGAGGGGTCCCCTGAGCTGCTCTACGCCCGCGGAGCGGTCGTCGCGGCAGCTCAGGCCGTCGGAGTCGAGGCGATCGACGGTGCCGCGTTCACGCTGACCGACATGGACTACATCATGAAGGACGCGAGCCTCACGGCCCGCCTGGGCTTCACCGGCAAGCTCGCGGCCCACCCCGCGCACGTGAAGGGCATTCGCTGGGGCTTCACGCCCACGGACGAGGACCTCCAGCTCGCGCGCCAGATGGTCGCCGTCGAGAGCCACGCCGAGGAGAGCGGCGACGCTGCCGTCGCGGGTGTCGCGGGGTTGGAGGTCACACCGCCGGTCGTCGCCCAGGCCAAGCTGCTGCTTCGCCGCGCGGAGTGGGCCGAACAGAACGCGAAGCGCGGAATCGTGAGCGTCGCGCAATGA
- a CDS encoding acyl-CoA dehydrogenase translates to MVDAASYSPPVDDYTFLFGEAFGLDVVARATGGELTAEDAAEVIAGAGDFAASVLAPLQTVGDRIGARLEDGQVRLPEGFAEAYRAFVEAGWVTAEAPVSAGGDGLPGAIRAGLGEIWNGSNAAFALCWLLTAGQIHALDAAASDEIRETYLTKLVSGEWTGTMNLTEPDAGTDLGAIRTTATQREDGGWGIRGQKIFITWGDHDVAENIVHLVLARTPGAPEGARGLSLFVAPKFLVNSDGSLGKRNAITTVSIEHKLGIHGSPTCVLSYEDATGYLVGEVGGGLAGMFVMMNSARAGMGFQATGIADRAYQQAAAYASERVQGAVLGRDGRAPIAEHPDVRRLLLSMSSKIFAMRALGVYAADLLDRAESDPSELKLAEFFVPILKGWTTEDAVQLTSDAIQVYGGMGYIEETGAAQHYRDIRITPIYEGTTAIQSNDLVGRKVLRDGGATAEELFTRIEGTIAQLRGVEGPDAARNADRLERALAAARRATADLLGFADSPRDAFAVSVPYLLLLGTLAGSWMHALTVAAVLAHENRGPADAERLTSAEFYGTHHLPRVHALAETVAAGEIA, encoded by the coding sequence ATGGTCGATGCAGCCTCGTACTCACCGCCTGTCGATGACTACACGTTCCTCTTCGGCGAGGCGTTCGGACTCGACGTCGTCGCGCGAGCCACCGGCGGTGAGCTGACGGCCGAGGACGCGGCCGAGGTGATCGCGGGCGCCGGCGACTTCGCGGCATCCGTCCTCGCGCCCCTCCAGACGGTCGGCGATCGCATCGGCGCGCGCCTCGAAGACGGCCAGGTGCGACTGCCCGAGGGTTTCGCCGAGGCCTACCGCGCGTTCGTCGAAGCCGGCTGGGTCACCGCCGAGGCGCCCGTGTCGGCGGGCGGCGACGGACTGCCTGGGGCGATCCGCGCGGGGCTCGGCGAGATCTGGAACGGCTCGAACGCCGCGTTCGCGCTGTGCTGGCTGCTGACCGCCGGACAGATCCACGCGCTCGACGCCGCGGCATCCGACGAGATCCGCGAGACGTACCTCACGAAGCTCGTCTCGGGCGAGTGGACCGGCACGATGAACCTCACCGAGCCGGATGCCGGCACCGACCTCGGCGCGATCCGCACGACGGCGACGCAGCGCGAGGACGGCGGCTGGGGCATCCGCGGTCAGAAGATCTTCATCACGTGGGGCGACCACGACGTCGCCGAGAACATCGTGCACCTCGTGCTCGCGCGCACGCCCGGCGCGCCCGAGGGCGCGAGGGGCCTGTCGCTGTTCGTCGCGCCGAAGTTCCTCGTGAACTCGGACGGCAGCCTCGGGAAGCGCAACGCCATCACGACCGTCTCGATCGAGCACAAGCTCGGGATCCACGGCAGCCCCACGTGCGTGCTCTCGTACGAGGACGCCACCGGCTACCTCGTGGGCGAGGTCGGCGGGGGACTCGCGGGCATGTTCGTCATGATGAACTCCGCCCGTGCGGGCATGGGGTTCCAGGCGACGGGCATCGCCGATCGCGCGTACCAGCAGGCCGCGGCCTATGCCTCGGAGCGGGTGCAGGGCGCGGTGCTCGGTCGTGACGGCCGCGCGCCGATCGCGGAGCACCCCGACGTGCGCCGGCTGCTGCTGTCGATGTCGAGCAAGATCTTCGCGATGCGCGCCCTCGGCGTCTACGCCGCCGATCTGCTGGACCGCGCCGAGAGCGACCCGTCCGAGCTGAAGCTCGCCGAGTTCTTCGTGCCGATCCTCAAGGGCTGGACGACCGAGGACGCCGTCCAGCTCACGAGCGACGCCATCCAGGTCTACGGAGGCATGGGCTACATCGAAGAGACCGGTGCCGCGCAGCATTACCGCGACATCCGCATCACGCCGATCTACGAGGGCACGACCGCGATCCAGTCGAACGACCTCGTCGGCCGCAAGGTGCTGCGCGACGGGGGCGCGACCGCCGAGGAGCTCTTCACGCGCATCGAAGGGACGATCGCGCAGCTGCGCGGGGTCGAGGGGCCGGATGCCGCGCGCAACGCGGACCGTCTGGAGCGCGCGCTCGCGGCGGCCCGTCGCGCCACCGCCGACCTGCTCGGGTTCGCGGACTCGCCCCGCGACGCCTTCGCTGTGAGCGTGCCGTACCTGCTGCTGCTGGGCACGCTCGCGGGCAGCTGGATGCACGCGCTCACGGTCGCCGCGGTGCTCGCGCATGAGAACCGCGGCCCCGCCGACGCGGAGCGGCTGACCTCGGCCGAGTTCTACGGCACGCATCACCTGCCGCGCGTGCACGCGCTGGCCGAGACCGTGGCCGCGGGCGAGATCGCCTGA
- a CDS encoding SDR family NAD(P)-dependent oxidoreductase has translation MSAGTRAAAGFQGTEAVVTGAGSGIAREVARQLAAAGANVTIWDRDADAAREAHAELLDSWPGGEHRRDMVDIADAESVAGATERLRADVPTTDVLINCAAIAAPGPITGPFLDMPESQWRPLIEVNFVGHVRVLQALLPGMVDLEGGASVVNVISDSYFGQDRNLAMYGAGKAALWSLTKTLAREVGPRSVRVNGVSPSATHTPSTSEWMGKYEDRIVKMYPLGRLGTPTDQANAIVFLASDDAAWITGQILSVNGGFI, from the coding sequence ATGAGTGCCGGCACGAGAGCAGCGGCAGGCTTCCAGGGCACGGAGGCCGTGGTCACGGGCGCAGGCTCGGGTATCGCGCGCGAGGTGGCTCGGCAGCTTGCTGCCGCGGGAGCGAACGTCACGATCTGGGATCGCGACGCGGATGCCGCACGCGAGGCCCACGCCGAGCTGCTCGACTCGTGGCCGGGGGGTGAGCATCGGCGGGACATGGTCGACATCGCTGATGCGGAGAGCGTGGCCGGCGCGACCGAGCGACTGCGCGCCGATGTGCCCACGACGGACGTGCTCATCAACTGCGCGGCGATCGCCGCGCCCGGACCCATCACGGGACCGTTCTTGGACATGCCCGAGAGTCAGTGGCGGCCGCTGATCGAGGTGAACTTCGTCGGCCACGTCCGCGTCCTGCAGGCCCTCCTGCCCGGGATGGTGGACCTTGAGGGCGGGGCGAGCGTCGTGAACGTGATCTCGGACTCCTACTTCGGTCAGGACAGGAATCTCGCGATGTACGGCGCGGGGAAGGCCGCGCTGTGGTCGCTGACCAAGACACTCGCCCGCGAGGTCGGACCGCGGTCGGTTCGCGTGAACGGGGTGTCGCCCTCGGCGACTCATACACCGAGCACCTCCGAGTGGATGGGCAAGTACGAGGATCGCATCGTGAAGATGTACCCCCTCGGCCGCCTCGGGACGCCGACGGATCAGGCCAACGCCATCGTGTTCCTCGCGTCGGACGACGCGGCATGGATCACCGGGCAGATCCTGTCGGTAAATGGAGGGTTCATCTGA